One segment of Cellulomonas fulva DNA contains the following:
- a CDS encoding EAL domain-containing protein yields the protein MSAAALGTGEVVASSWAASRGGSWLEADGVLSAADSTVGLVSLGIAVVAIAALVWVLVLLARQRREVRRANDLLALSRELRHRYDALQAVTKEGVLVVSLSGTVLDISDRAAAILGVEQDATVGKHLTDLAVVLVNEQGLSMNPAAVLGYRTGRAGYTVDSQLVGVALPGTQGSQARMVQVASQLVAAADGDAPAVLTTLVDVTGSRQVEAALSRSEMQFRVAMENAPIGMALVDLDWHVVEANSALAELLGTTVEALRGYPMEALSTPDSRASERLEVDRLLGGGQHRFSLEKRYQRADDHLVWVVLDAALVRSPSGEPDHFVVQVRDSTESRLQAEMLTHRAMHDPLTGLANRTLLQEVLQSVVEQPGVVDRVAVLACDLDGFKEINDRYGHAAGDEVLVHVAGVLRAATARRGTVARLGGDEFVVVVQDVDGPKAVFEVAAAIHAGLAEPVRVARRRLPVAASIGIALADPETVQGGAPTLLAAADAALYKAKSAGRGRTEVYDQSMAKSSSVELLRELTEALASGELVVHYQPIVDLADGRVVGYEALIRWQHPYRGLLLPAAFLSLAQEAGLAVPLGQFVATKVAEFVASSPDRTTWVSVNVSADQLGDGEFATTLLAEISRHRLMAGRIVVELTESSLVASGTRIRHELTQLSAAGVPILLDDFGTGVSPLSYLRDLPVAGVKLDMSFTSGIPDDPTAGKVVRALGALARELAMVTIAEGIEHAEQAEYLHRNGWRYGQGWLYGGAQPAPTTGAATHASSAGAVPDGRPAPARVATPAVHPGDTTR from the coding sequence GTGAGCGCCGCCGCGCTCGGGACGGGGGAGGTGGTGGCCTCGTCGTGGGCGGCGTCGCGGGGCGGGTCGTGGCTCGAGGCCGACGGCGTGCTCTCGGCCGCGGACTCGACGGTCGGCCTGGTCTCGCTCGGGATCGCGGTGGTCGCCATCGCCGCGCTGGTCTGGGTGCTCGTGCTGCTGGCCCGGCAGCGCCGCGAGGTGCGGCGCGCGAACGACCTGCTCGCGCTGTCCCGTGAGCTGCGGCACCGGTACGACGCGCTGCAGGCCGTCACCAAGGAGGGCGTGCTCGTCGTCTCCCTGAGCGGCACGGTGCTGGACATCTCCGACCGTGCGGCGGCCATCCTCGGCGTCGAGCAGGACGCGACGGTCGGCAAGCACCTGACCGACCTCGCGGTCGTCCTGGTCAACGAGCAGGGGCTGTCGATGAACCCCGCGGCCGTGCTCGGGTACCGCACGGGCCGCGCCGGCTACACGGTCGACTCCCAGCTCGTCGGCGTGGCCCTGCCCGGGACGCAGGGCTCGCAGGCGCGTATGGTCCAGGTCGCGAGCCAGCTCGTCGCCGCGGCGGACGGGGACGCGCCGGCCGTCCTGACGACGCTGGTCGACGTCACCGGCAGCCGCCAGGTCGAGGCGGCGCTGTCCCGCTCGGAGATGCAGTTCCGCGTCGCGATGGAGAACGCGCCCATCGGCATGGCGCTCGTCGACCTCGACTGGCACGTGGTCGAGGCGAACTCGGCGCTCGCGGAGCTCCTGGGCACCACGGTCGAGGCGCTGCGCGGGTACCCGATGGAGGCGCTCAGTACGCCCGACTCGCGGGCGAGCGAGCGGCTCGAGGTCGACCGGCTGCTGGGCGGCGGGCAGCACCGGTTCTCGCTCGAGAAGCGCTACCAGCGGGCCGACGACCACCTGGTCTGGGTGGTGCTCGACGCGGCGCTCGTGCGCAGCCCGTCCGGCGAGCCGGACCACTTCGTGGTGCAGGTGCGCGACTCCACCGAGTCCCGGCTGCAGGCCGAGATGCTCACGCACCGCGCGATGCACGACCCGCTGACCGGGCTGGCGAACCGCACGCTGCTGCAGGAGGTCCTGCAGTCGGTGGTCGAGCAGCCGGGCGTCGTGGACCGCGTCGCGGTGCTGGCGTGCGACCTGGACGGGTTCAAGGAGATCAACGACCGGTACGGGCACGCGGCGGGAGACGAGGTCCTGGTGCACGTCGCCGGCGTGCTCCGGGCCGCGACGGCACGGCGCGGGACCGTGGCGCGGCTCGGCGGTGACGAGTTCGTCGTCGTCGTGCAGGACGTCGACGGGCCCAAGGCGGTGTTCGAGGTCGCCGCCGCCATCCACGCCGGGCTCGCGGAGCCGGTGCGCGTGGCGCGACGCCGTCTGCCCGTCGCCGCGAGCATCGGGATCGCGCTCGCCGACCCCGAGACCGTGCAGGGCGGCGCGCCGACGCTGCTGGCGGCCGCCGACGCGGCGCTCTACAAGGCGAAGTCGGCGGGCCGGGGCCGCACCGAGGTCTACGACCAGTCGATGGCCAAGTCCTCGAGCGTCGAGCTGCTCCGCGAGCTCACCGAGGCGCTGGCCTCTGGCGAGCTCGTGGTGCACTACCAGCCGATCGTCGACCTCGCCGACGGCCGCGTCGTCGGGTACGAGGCCCTGATCCGCTGGCAGCACCCGTACCGCGGGCTCCTGCTGCCGGCCGCGTTCCTCTCGCTGGCCCAGGAGGCCGGCCTCGCGGTCCCGCTCGGGCAGTTCGTCGCGACGAAGGTGGCGGAGTTCGTCGCGTCCTCCCCGGACCGCACCACGTGGGTCTCTGTGAACGTGTCCGCCGACCAGCTCGGCGACGGCGAGTTCGCGACGACGCTGCTCGCGGAGATCTCGCGGCACCGACTCATGGCGGGCCGCATCGTCGTCGAGCTCACCGAGTCGTCGCTCGTCGCGTCCGGCACGCGCATCCGCCACGAGCTCACGCAGCTCTCGGCGGCCGGCGTCCCCATCCTGCTCGACGACTTCGGCACCGGCGTCTCGCCGCTGTCCTACCTGCGCGACCTGCCGGTGGCGGGCGTCAAGCTCGACATGTCCTTCACGTCGGGCATCCCCGACGACCCGACCGCCGGCAAGGTGGTCCGGGCGCTCGGCGCCCTCGCGCGCGAGCTCGCCATGGTGACGATCGCCGAGGGCATCGAGCACGCCGAGCAGGCGGAGTACCTGCACCGCAACGGCTGGCGGTACGGGCAGGGCTGGCTGTACGGCGGAGCGCAGCCCGCGCCGACGACGGGCGCCGCGACCCACGCCTCGTCGGCCGGTGCCGTGCCTGACGGCCGTCCGGCACCGGCGCGGGTCGCCACCCCGGCGGTCCACCCGGGCGACACGACGCGCTGA
- a CDS encoding CapA family protein, producing the protein MTRHARAGRTSPLAVVLVTAALVLACVAGAAVALRPWSSDASAGPTSTASGSPAATPGPSTPTPTPSPTADPDADFTVVAAGDVLPHTPVIASATDRDGDVDFGPLLAPVDPWVQGADLALCHLEVPIAPPGSEPSGYPVFGAPVELAQGLADQGWDGCSTASNHSVDRGFAGVTATLDALDDVGLGHVGTARTELEAQQPQLYTLDRAGQTITVAHIAATYGTNGMPVDADKPWSVTRIDVPAMVAEAEQAREDGADVVIASVHCCVEYQTEPTAEQEAIAQELADSGQIDLYIGHHAHVPQPVALLDGGPDGAGMWVAYGLGNFLSNQDGECCSPKTDSGVLLTAHISSPGAFDAEGRAAGPPRVTGVEWTGLTVDRRGGHRVHALPDIPDGTDTLSPTQVAERLQRVADAVGSQAPERDVPTAPTGSAPTVVSRRTG; encoded by the coding sequence GTGACACGTCACGCCCGGGCCGGCCGCACCTCCCCCCTCGCGGTCGTGCTCGTCACCGCCGCACTCGTCCTCGCCTGCGTCGCGGGCGCTGCGGTCGCCCTGCGGCCGTGGTCGTCGGACGCCTCGGCAGGTCCGACGAGCACGGCGAGCGGCAGCCCGGCCGCGACGCCCGGTCCCTCCACGCCGACCCCGACCCCGTCGCCCACGGCGGACCCGGACGCGGACTTCACGGTCGTCGCCGCCGGCGACGTGCTCCCCCACACGCCGGTCATCGCGTCCGCGACCGACCGCGACGGGGACGTCGACTTCGGTCCGCTCCTCGCGCCGGTGGACCCGTGGGTCCAGGGCGCGGACCTCGCGCTGTGCCACCTCGAGGTCCCGATCGCGCCGCCGGGGTCCGAGCCGAGCGGGTACCCCGTCTTCGGGGCTCCCGTGGAGCTCGCCCAGGGCCTCGCCGACCAGGGGTGGGACGGCTGCTCGACCGCGTCCAACCACTCGGTGGACCGCGGGTTCGCCGGGGTGACCGCCACGCTGGACGCGCTCGACGACGTCGGGCTGGGGCACGTCGGCACCGCGCGCACGGAGCTCGAGGCGCAGCAGCCGCAGCTGTACACGCTCGACCGCGCGGGGCAGACGATCACCGTCGCCCACATCGCCGCGACCTACGGCACCAACGGCATGCCGGTCGACGCGGACAAGCCGTGGTCCGTGACGCGCATCGACGTGCCCGCGATGGTCGCCGAGGCCGAGCAGGCCCGCGAGGACGGCGCGGACGTCGTCATCGCGAGCGTGCACTGCTGCGTCGAGTACCAGACCGAGCCCACGGCCGAGCAGGAGGCGATCGCGCAGGAGCTGGCCGACTCGGGGCAGATCGACCTGTACATCGGGCACCACGCCCACGTCCCGCAGCCCGTGGCCCTGCTCGACGGCGGACCGGACGGCGCCGGGATGTGGGTCGCGTACGGGCTCGGCAACTTCCTGTCCAACCAGGACGGCGAGTGCTGCTCGCCCAAGACCGACTCGGGCGTGCTCCTCACCGCCCACATCAGCAGTCCCGGTGCGTTCGACGCCGAAGGCAGGGCCGCCGGCCCGCCGCGTGTCACGGGCGTCGAGTGGACGGGCCTCACGGTGGACCGTCGCGGGGGGCACCGCGTCCACGCGCTGCCCGACATCCCGGACGGCACCGACACCCTGAGCCCCACGCAGGTCGCCGAGCGGCTGCAGCGCGTCGCCGACGCGGTGGGCAGCCAGGCACCGGAGCGCGACGTGCCGACCGCGCCGACGGGGTCGGCACCGACGGTCGTCTCCCGCCGGACCGGCTGA
- the pgsA gene encoding CDP-diacylglycerol--glycerol-3-phosphate 3-phosphatidyltransferase: MSPAPQPTWNLANALTVVRVLLVPVFAWALLADGGHTVGYRLLAFGIFAVAAVTDRVDGWYARRTGQVTDFGKLLDPIADKLLIGTALVLLSALDDLAWWVTAVVLVRELGITVMRFFLLRYVVLPASRGGKLKTVLQVLAIGLYLLPLDHLPGAVEVVAAVVMAAALVVTVVTGVDYVRTALRIRRAAPVEPGLP, encoded by the coding sequence GTGAGCCCCGCACCGCAGCCGACGTGGAACCTGGCGAACGCGCTGACGGTCGTGCGCGTGCTCCTGGTGCCGGTGTTCGCGTGGGCGCTCCTGGCGGACGGTGGCCACACGGTCGGCTACCGGCTGCTCGCCTTCGGCATCTTCGCCGTCGCCGCGGTCACCGACCGGGTCGACGGCTGGTACGCGCGCCGCACGGGCCAGGTCACCGACTTCGGCAAGCTCCTCGACCCCATCGCGGACAAGCTCCTGATCGGCACCGCGCTGGTCCTGCTCTCCGCGCTCGACGACCTCGCGTGGTGGGTCACCGCGGTGGTCCTGGTGCGCGAGCTCGGGATCACGGTGATGCGCTTCTTCCTGCTGAGGTACGTCGTCCTGCCGGCCTCGCGCGGGGGGAAGCTCAAGACCGTGCTGCAGGTCCTCGCGATCGGCCTCTACCTGCTCCCGCTCGACCACCTGCCGGGCGCCGTCGAGGTGGTCGCGGCCGTCGTCATGGCGGCAGCTCTCGTGGTCACCGTCGTCACCGGCGTCGACTACGTGCGCACGGCGCTGCGCATCCGGCGCGCGGCGCCGGTGGAGCCCGGTCTGCCGTGA
- a CDS encoding CinA family protein: protein MPDEHDADPPGDAPLLLRVLRDRGLTLAVAESLTGGMVAARLVDVPGASAVLRGGVVAYATDLKAALLGVDADLLAREGAVHPDVARQMAQGVRDRLGADVGLATTGVAGPEPQDGRAPGTVHVAVVSPAGVRVASLVVDGTRAQVREEAVRAVLALARDALAGPVG, encoded by the coding sequence ATGCCCGACGAGCACGACGCGGACCCGCCCGGCGACGCGCCCCTGCTGCTGCGCGTCCTCCGGGACCGCGGGCTGACGCTGGCCGTCGCGGAGTCGCTGACCGGCGGCATGGTGGCCGCCCGCCTCGTGGACGTCCCCGGTGCGTCGGCGGTGCTGCGCGGCGGCGTCGTGGCCTATGCGACGGATCTCAAGGCGGCGCTGCTCGGCGTCGACGCCGACCTGCTCGCCCGCGAGGGCGCCGTGCACCCGGACGTGGCCCGCCAGATGGCGCAGGGCGTCCGGGATCGGCTCGGTGCCGACGTCGGGCTCGCGACGACCGGGGTCGCCGGGCCCGAGCCGCAGGACGGGCGAGCGCCCGGCACGGTGCACGTGGCGGTCGTGAGCCCGGCCGGGGTGCGGGTCGCCTCGCTCGTCGTCGACGGCACCCGCGCGCAGGTCCGCGAGGAGGCGGTCCGCGCCGTGCTCGCGCTCGCGCGCGACGCGCTGGCCGGTCCGGTGGGGTGA
- a CDS encoding helix-turn-helix domain-containing protein — MVVLRREIGDVLRDARQRQGRTLREVSSAARVSLGYLSEVERGQKEASSELLHSICEALDVPMSLVLREVSDRVAVAEGLLIPDTVPADLAVSMDGSHEGRWTRTRSELTPVG; from the coding sequence ATGGTCGTACTCCGTCGCGAGATCGGCGACGTGCTGCGGGATGCGCGACAGCGCCAGGGCCGGACCCTTCGTGAGGTCTCGTCGGCTGCGCGCGTCTCCCTGGGCTACCTCAGCGAGGTGGAGCGGGGACAGAAGGAGGCGTCGTCGGAGCTGCTGCACAGCATCTGCGAGGCGCTCGACGTCCCGATGTCCCTGGTGCTGCGCGAGGTCAGCGACCGCGTCGCGGTCGCCGAGGGCCTGCTCATCCCGGACACCGTCCCCGCGGACCTCGCGGTGTCGATGGACGGCTCCCACGAGGGCCGGTGGACCCGGACCCGCTCGGAGCTCACCCCCGTCGGCTGA
- a CDS encoding Fpg/Nei family DNA glycosylase, which yields MPEGDVVRRTAIRLDQALAGRPLVRSELRWPTAAGVDLVGRSVLGTGSYGKHLLTRFDDGRTLHTHLRMDGQWRVARTGSPEARAGSPSVRAVLATERWTAWGHLLGMLDVLPTRDERRLLGHLGPDVLADELDLDEIARRWAAQGSTPVAEVLLDQRVAAGLGTIYCAESLFVERLWPWTPADAVPEPMRLYVIARHQLQRSVATGAAPGRVHGRRGQPCPRCGAPIAEGQARQPPMQRPVFYCPRCQRA from the coding sequence GTGCCCGAGGGTGACGTCGTGCGCCGGACCGCGATCCGGCTCGACCAGGCGCTGGCGGGCCGGCCGCTGGTCCGGTCCGAGCTCCGCTGGCCCACGGCCGCCGGCGTCGACCTGGTCGGCCGCTCGGTCCTGGGCACCGGCAGCTACGGCAAGCACCTGCTCACGCGCTTCGACGACGGCCGGACGCTGCACACGCACCTGCGCATGGACGGCCAGTGGCGGGTCGCCCGCACGGGCTCACCGGAGGCGCGGGCTGGTTCGCCGTCCGTCCGGGCCGTGCTCGCGACCGAGCGCTGGACCGCGTGGGGGCACCTGCTCGGGATGCTCGACGTGCTGCCGACCCGCGACGAGCGCCGGCTCCTGGGCCACCTGGGTCCCGACGTGCTCGCGGACGAGCTCGATCTCGACGAGATCGCGCGCCGGTGGGCCGCGCAGGGCTCGACCCCCGTCGCGGAGGTCCTGCTCGACCAGCGCGTCGCCGCCGGGCTGGGGACGATCTACTGCGCCGAGTCGCTCTTCGTCGAGCGGCTCTGGCCGTGGACGCCCGCCGACGCCGTCCCGGAGCCGATGCGGCTGTACGTCATCGCCCGCCACCAGCTGCAGCGGTCCGTGGCGACCGGCGCCGCTCCGGGACGCGTGCACGGCCGACGTGGCCAGCCGTGCCCGCGGTGCGGCGCGCCGATCGCCGAGGGGCAGGCGCGACAGCCGCCCATGCAACGACCCGTCTTCTACTGCCCCCGGTGCCAGCGCGCCTGA
- a CDS encoding Lhr family helicase — protein MVLSQFSEPTRAWFTGAFAAPTAAQSGAWEAIAGGHHALVVAPTGSGKTLAAFLWAIDRLLTQEVPADPVERCRVLYVSPLKALATDVERNLRSPLVGVRQAAARLGRPLPEVSVGIRTGDTPPAERRAFATRPPDVLITTPESLYLVLTSGARAGLAGVRTVVLDEIHAVAGTKRGAHLAVSLERLDALLEAGPGPAQRIGLSATVRPVDAVASFLGGARSPQDGGREVVVVQPPSTKRIEVDVVLPVPDLTDLAGAARRAAAARAGAGATVDGSADDSADGSADDGPDDGTTAGSPDLDDELDLSGAAGGPQRRASVWPHVEERVVDLVAEHRSTLVFTNSRRGAERLTSRMNEVWAERNGVDVPDPGSLQPAAVPAQSGTGVGIDTRDATQVLARAHHGSMSRAERTRTESELKAGVLPAVVATSSLELGIDMGAVDLVVQVGSPPSVASGLQRVGRAGHQVGAVSHGIVFPTFRGELVAAAVTAQRMRSGELEAMHVPSNPLDVLAQQVVAMVAVDDWTVDDLARVVRRAAPFATLGDATLHAVLDMLAGRYPSEEFAELRPRVVWDRAGDVLSGRPGALRLAVTSGGTIPDRGLFGVFLATDRTDGVPVDTDAARPRGGKRVGELDEEMVYESRAGDTFTLGSSTWRIEEITADRVLVSPAPGVPGRLPFWKGDSPGRPAELGRAMGAWVRGLVPLDDEAARATLREAGLDEWAGDNLLTYVREQHEATGVVPSDTTIVVERFRDELGDWRIVLHSPYGARVHAPWAVVLGARLRERYGVDAAVMHSDDGIVLRLPDMLDAELDSLWSLDERGGPAGGRADAGRRAASAGRSADAGPALDLTDLLLDPDDVVGQVRAELGSSALFGARFREAAARALLLPRRRPDRRQPLWQQRQRSAQLLTVAAQHPDFPILLEAVRECLQDDFDTAALADLMRDVAGGRVAVVEVTTPSPSPFAQSLLFGYTAQFLYEGDAPLAERRAAALTLDPTLLAELLGQSGESQLADLLDPQAVLDTEAELSGQAPQRQATSLEQLADVVRRHGPLPAAELATRVRAEVRDRVPAWLDELASARRVIAVRVAGVPEHRTEQWAAVEDAGRLRDALGVALPVGVPEVFTELVPDPVGDLVRRHARTHGPFTAHALASRFGWGVAVAHHALARLEQAGTLVHGRLRPDELGGTGDEYCDAEVLRTLRRRSLAALRSQVEPVDPQALGVFLPRWHGIAPVGAGRGSGDGLRGVDGLARAVEQLAGFVVPASALETHVLPARVSDYRPEMLDELLASGEVLWAGHAPLPGHDGLVSLHPAAVADLTLPTIAAAGPDDPTGTPLHRALLEALDGGGAWFVGALAERVRAVLTADGSLDLPVAASEQDVTAALWDLVWSTRVTNDVLTPLRALLGSGSTAHRSRPAAPRGRPLRPRLGLRGAAALGARPPRTGAATGTASGRWSLLPGREQDPTLRAHALAAQLLDRHGVLTRAVAPLEGVGARFADVYRVLGTLEQGGQVRRGYFVERLGGSQFALPGAVDQLRADAETVRSARERAVERDEAASVEAGPEPSQRGGGHHVVVLAATDPANPYGGSVAWPAPPASTGIDPGAARHRPGRKAGALVVLVDGALALYVERGGRSVLSFVDDEHALAAAARGLTAVGRRTGRLTVTRIDGAGVLADGAAHSRVGRALVDAGFATTPRGLRTSGTP, from the coding sequence GTGGTGCTCTCCCAGTTCTCCGAGCCGACCCGGGCATGGTTCACCGGCGCGTTCGCGGCGCCGACCGCGGCGCAGTCCGGCGCGTGGGAGGCAATCGCGGGCGGCCACCACGCGCTCGTCGTCGCGCCCACCGGCTCCGGCAAGACGCTCGCGGCCTTCCTGTGGGCGATCGACCGGCTCCTGACGCAGGAGGTGCCCGCGGACCCGGTGGAGCGCTGCCGGGTGCTCTACGTCTCCCCGCTCAAGGCACTGGCGACCGACGTCGAGCGCAACCTGCGCTCGCCGCTCGTCGGTGTCCGCCAGGCGGCGGCGCGGCTGGGCCGTCCGCTGCCGGAGGTGAGCGTCGGGATCCGGACGGGCGACACGCCGCCGGCGGAGCGCCGCGCGTTCGCGACGAGGCCGCCGGACGTGCTGATCACGACGCCGGAGTCGCTGTACCTCGTGCTCACGTCGGGAGCGCGTGCTGGGCTCGCCGGCGTCCGGACGGTCGTCCTCGACGAGATCCACGCGGTGGCCGGCACCAAGCGCGGTGCGCACCTGGCGGTGTCGCTCGAGCGGCTCGACGCGCTGCTGGAGGCAGGCCCGGGACCGGCGCAGCGCATCGGGCTCTCGGCGACGGTGCGACCCGTCGACGCCGTCGCGTCCTTCCTCGGGGGGGCGCGCAGCCCGCAGGACGGGGGTCGCGAGGTCGTCGTCGTGCAGCCGCCGTCCACCAAGCGGATCGAGGTCGACGTCGTCCTGCCGGTCCCGGACCTGACGGACCTGGCGGGCGCCGCCCGGCGCGCCGCCGCGGCCCGCGCCGGGGCGGGAGCCACGGTGGACGGCAGCGCGGACGACAGCGCGGACGGCAGCGCGGACGACGGCCCGGACGACGGCACGACCGCCGGCTCCCCGGACCTGGACGACGAGCTCGACCTCTCGGGCGCCGCGGGCGGGCCGCAACGCCGCGCGTCGGTCTGGCCCCACGTCGAGGAGCGGGTGGTCGACCTGGTCGCCGAGCACCGCTCGACGCTCGTGTTCACGAACTCGCGACGCGGCGCCGAGCGCCTCACGTCGCGGATGAACGAGGTGTGGGCGGAGCGCAACGGCGTGGACGTCCCTGACCCCGGCTCGCTGCAGCCGGCGGCCGTCCCGGCGCAGTCCGGCACGGGCGTCGGCATCGACACGCGCGACGCGACGCAGGTCCTCGCGCGCGCGCACCACGGCTCGATGAGCCGCGCGGAGCGCACCCGGACGGAGTCCGAGCTCAAGGCGGGCGTCCTGCCCGCGGTGGTGGCCACGAGCTCGCTCGAGCTCGGCATCGACATGGGTGCGGTCGACCTCGTCGTGCAGGTCGGCTCGCCGCCCTCGGTCGCCAGCGGGCTGCAGCGGGTGGGGCGCGCGGGGCACCAGGTCGGTGCCGTGTCCCACGGGATCGTGTTCCCGACGTTCCGGGGCGAGCTGGTCGCGGCGGCCGTGACGGCGCAGCGCATGCGCTCGGGTGAGCTCGAGGCGATGCACGTGCCGAGCAACCCGCTGGACGTGCTCGCGCAGCAGGTGGTCGCCATGGTCGCGGTCGACGACTGGACGGTCGACGACCTCGCCCGCGTCGTCCGCCGCGCGGCGCCGTTCGCGACCCTGGGCGACGCGACGCTGCACGCCGTGCTCGACATGCTGGCGGGCCGCTACCCCAGCGAGGAGTTCGCCGAGCTGCGGCCCCGCGTGGTCTGGGACCGCGCGGGCGACGTCCTGTCCGGCCGGCCCGGCGCGCTGCGCCTGGCCGTCACCAGCGGCGGGACCATCCCCGACCGCGGCCTGTTCGGCGTGTTCCTCGCCACGGACCGCACCGACGGTGTCCCGGTCGACACCGACGCGGCGCGGCCCCGGGGCGGCAAGCGCGTGGGCGAGCTCGACGAGGAGATGGTCTACGAGTCCCGCGCGGGCGACACCTTCACGCTCGGCTCGAGCACGTGGCGCATCGAGGAGATCACGGCGGACCGCGTCCTCGTCTCGCCCGCCCCCGGCGTCCCGGGCCGGCTGCCGTTCTGGAAGGGCGACTCCCCCGGCCGGCCGGCCGAGCTGGGCCGCGCCATGGGGGCGTGGGTGCGCGGGCTGGTGCCGCTCGACGACGAGGCCGCGCGGGCCACCCTGCGCGAGGCCGGGCTCGACGAGTGGGCGGGCGACAACCTGCTGACGTACGTGCGCGAGCAGCACGAGGCGACCGGGGTCGTGCCCTCGGACACCACGATCGTGGTCGAGCGGTTCCGCGACGAGCTCGGGGACTGGCGGATCGTGCTGCACTCGCCGTACGGCGCGCGGGTGCACGCGCCCTGGGCCGTCGTGCTGGGTGCCCGGCTGCGGGAGCGGTACGGGGTCGACGCGGCGGTGATGCACTCCGACGACGGCATCGTGCTGCGGCTGCCGGACATGCTGGACGCCGAGCTGGACTCGCTGTGGTCCCTGGACGAGCGCGGCGGTCCGGCCGGCGGTCGGGCGGACGCGGGACGACGAGCGGCGTCGGCCGGGCGGTCCGCGGACGCCGGCCCCGCGCTCGACCTGACGGACCTGCTGCTCGACCCCGACGACGTCGTGGGCCAGGTCCGCGCCGAGCTCGGCTCCTCGGCCCTGTTCGGCGCGCGGTTCCGGGAGGCCGCGGCGCGCGCGCTCCTGCTGCCGCGGCGTCGACCGGACCGTCGTCAGCCCCTGTGGCAGCAGCGCCAGCGGTCGGCCCAGCTGCTGACGGTCGCCGCGCAGCACCCGGACTTCCCGATCCTGCTCGAGGCCGTGCGCGAGTGCCTGCAGGACGACTTCGACACCGCGGCGCTCGCCGACCTCATGCGGGACGTCGCAGGCGGACGAGTCGCGGTGGTCGAGGTGACCACGCCGAGCCCGTCCCCGTTCGCCCAGTCGCTCCTGTTCGGCTACACGGCGCAGTTCCTGTACGAGGGGGACGCACCGCTCGCGGAGCGCCGGGCGGCTGCGCTCACGCTCGACCCGACGCTGCTCGCCGAGCTGCTCGGCCAGTCGGGCGAGTCCCAGCTCGCCGACCTGCTCGACCCGCAGGCGGTGCTCGACACCGAGGCGGAGCTCAGCGGCCAGGCGCCGCAGCGGCAGGCCACGTCGCTCGAGCAGCTCGCGGACGTCGTGCGCCGCCACGGCCCGCTGCCCGCCGCCGAGCTCGCGACGCGCGTGCGCGCGGAGGTCCGGGACCGCGTGCCCGCCTGGCTCGACGAGCTGGCCTCCGCCCGCCGCGTGATCGCCGTGCGCGTCGCCGGCGTGCCGGAGCACCGCACCGAGCAGTGGGCGGCCGTGGAGGACGCGGGCCGGCTGCGCGACGCGCTGGGCGTCGCGCTGCCGGTGGGCGTCCCCGAGGTGTTCACCGAGCTGGTGCCCGACCCCGTCGGTGACCTGGTGCGGCGGCACGCCCGCACCCACGGGCCGTTCACGGCGCACGCGCTGGCCTCCCGGTTCGGCTGGGGCGTCGCCGTCGCGCACCACGCGCTCGCGCGCCTCGAGCAGGCCGGGACGCTGGTGCACGGCCGGCTGCGCCCCGACGAGCTCGGCGGCACGGGCGACGAGTACTGCGACGCCGAGGTGCTGCGCACGCTGCGACGGCGCTCGCTCGCGGCCCTGCGCTCGCAGGTCGAGCCGGTCGACCCGCAGGCCCTGGGCGTCTTCCTGCCGCGCTGGCACGGGATCGCCCCGGTGGGCGCCGGCCGGGGGTCCGGCGACGGGCTGCGCGGCGTGGACGGCCTCGCGCGCGCGGTCGAGCAGCTCGCGGGCTTCGTCGTGCCGGCCTCGGCGCTCGAGACGCACGTGCTGCCGGCGCGGGTGAGCGACTACCGGCCGGAGATGCTCGACGAGCTGCTCGCCTCGGGCGAGGTGCTCTGGGCCGGGCACGCGCCGCTGCCCGGGCACGACGGCCTGGTGTCGCTGCACCCGGCGGCGGTCGCCGACCTCACGCTGCCCACGATCGCGGCAGCCGGCCCGGACGACCCGACCGGCACCCCGCTGCACCGGGCTCTCCTCGAGGCGCTCGACGGCGGCGGAGCGTGGTTCGTCGGTGCCCTGGCCGAGCGGGTGCGCGCGGTGCTGACCGCCGACGGCTCGCTCGACCTGCCGGTCGCGGCGAGCGAGCAGGACGTCACGGCGGCGCTGTGGGACCTGGTGTGGTCCACCCGGGTCACCAACGACGTGCTCACCCCGCTGCGCGCGCTCCTCGGCTCCGGGAGCACCGCGCACCGCAGCCGCCCCGCCGCCCCGCGCGGACGTCCGCTGCGTCCCCGCCTGGGGCTGCGCGGCGCGGCGGCCCTGGGCGCCCGGCCGCCGCGGACGGGCGCGGCGACCGGGACGGCGTCCGGGCGGTGGTCGCTGCTGCCCGGCCGCGAGCAGGACCCGACCCTCCGGGCGCACGCGCTCGCGGCGCAGCTCCTCGACCGCCACGGCGTGCTGACGCGCGCCGTCGCGCCGCTCGAGGGCGTGGGCGCCCGGTTCGCCGACGTCTACCGCGTGCTCGGCACGCTCGAGCAAGGCGGGCAGGTCCGGCGCGGGTACTTCGTGGAGCGGCTCGGGGGGTCGCAGTTCGCGCTCCCCGGCGCGGTCGACCAGCTCCGGGCGGACGCCGAGACCGTGCGGTCGGCGCGCGAGCGTGCGGTCGAGCGCGACGAGGCTGCGTCGGTCGAGGCCGGGCCGGAGCCGTCCCAGCGCGGCGGCGGGCACCACGTGGTGGTGCTCGCCGCCACCGACCCGGCGAACCCGTACGGCGGGTCGGTCGCGTGGCCCGCACCTCCCGCGTCGACGGGCATCGACCCCGGCGCCGCCCGGCACCGGCCCGGCCGCAAGGCGGGCGCCCTGGTGGTGCTGGTCGACGGCGCGCTGGCGCTCTACGTCGAGCGCGGGGGCCGCTCGGTGCTGTCCTTCGTCGACGACGAGCACGCGCTCGCCGCCGCCGCGCGCGGTCTGACGGCCGTCGGGCGCCGGACGGGGCGCCTGACCGTGACGCGCATCGACGGCGCCGGCGTCCTCGCGGACGGGGCCGCCCACAGCCGCGTGGGGCGGGCGCTCGTCGACGCCGGCTTCGCGACGACACCGCGGGGCCTGCGCACGAGCGGCACGCCGTGA